One segment of Streptomyces sp. YIM 121038 DNA contains the following:
- the whiG gene encoding RNA polymerase sigma factor WhiG, with the protein MPQHTSGSDRAAIPPAARSGEQERRPPAPSSLDELWRSYKSTGDGRLREQLILHYSPLVKYVAGRVSVGLPSNVEQADFVSSGVFGLIDAIEKFDIERSIKFETYAITRIRGAMIDELRALDWIPRSVRQKARNVERAYATLEARLRRTPSEGEVAAEMGIQVEELHAVFSQLSLANVVALEELLHVGGEGGDRLSLMDTLEDTAADNPVEVAEDRELRRLLARAINTLPEREKTVVTLYYYEGLTLAEIGNVLGVTESRVSQIHTKSVLQLRAKLASFGR; encoded by the coding sequence ATGCCCCAGCACACCTCCGGGTCCGACCGGGCGGCCATTCCCCCAGCCGCCCGTAGCGGCGAGCAGGAGCGGCGGCCTCCCGCGCCCTCGTCGCTGGACGAGCTGTGGCGGTCGTACAAGTCGACGGGCGACGGGCGGCTGCGCGAGCAGTTGATCCTGCACTACTCACCCCTGGTGAAATACGTCGCGGGCCGCGTCAGCGTGGGCCTTCCGTCCAACGTCGAGCAGGCCGACTTCGTCTCCTCCGGCGTCTTCGGGCTCATCGACGCGATCGAGAAGTTCGACATCGAGCGGTCGATCAAGTTCGAGACGTACGCGATCACCCGCATCCGCGGGGCCATGATCGACGAGCTGCGGGCGCTCGACTGGATCCCCCGGTCGGTGCGGCAGAAGGCGCGCAATGTGGAGCGGGCCTACGCGACCCTGGAGGCCCGGCTCAGGCGCACGCCCTCGGAGGGCGAGGTGGCCGCCGAGATGGGCATCCAGGTCGAGGAACTGCACGCGGTGTTCAGCCAGTTGTCGCTGGCCAACGTCGTCGCCCTGGAGGAGCTGCTGCACGTCGGCGGCGAGGGCGGCGACCGGCTGAGCCTGATGGACACCCTGGAGGACACCGCCGCCGACAACCCGGTCGAGGTCGCCGAGGACCGCGAGCTGCGGCGGCTGCTCGCCCGCGCCATCAACACGCTGCCGGAGCGCGAGAAGACCGTCGTCACGCTGTACTACTACGAGGGCCTCACGCTGGCCGAGATCGGCAATGTGCTCGGTGTCACCGAGAGCCGGGTCAGTCAGATCCACACCAAGTCGGTGCTCCAGTTGCGGGCGAAGCTGGCCAGTTTCGGTCGCTGA
- a CDS encoding YifB family Mg chelatase-like AAA ATPase — protein MGFARTCSVALVGVEGVVVEVQADLEPGVAAFTLVGLPDKSLTESRDRVRAAVVNSGGEWPQKKLTVGLSPASVPKGGSGFDLAVACAVLGAAERIDPRVLADIVMIGELGLDGRVRPVRGVLPAVLAAADAGYEQVVVPECTAAEAALVPGVSVLGVRSLRQLIAVLTDEPVPDEEPDDSGRPDRLMAGLSLPGAGLGVDVGGAGPQGHDHAHDLADVVGQLSARTAMEVAAAGGHHVFLHGSPGAGKTMLAERLPTIMPRLTRAESLEVTAVHSVAGMLPPGKPLVDIPPFCAPHHSSTMQSLVGGGRGIARPGAVSLAHRGVLFLDEAPEFSTHALDALRQPLESGHVVIARSAGVVRLPSRFLMLLAANPCPCGRFSLTSDACDCSPSSVRRYQARLSGPLLDRVDLRVEVEPVTRAELTARGARGETTRVVAERVRAARERAAERFKDTPWHTNSDVPGHELRTRWHALPGALTEAEHSLERGLLTARGLDRVLRVAWTIADLAGHDRPDEGDVGLALQLRTGVPRGVPMVVGART, from the coding sequence ATGGGATTCGCGCGTACGTGCTCGGTGGCCCTCGTCGGGGTGGAGGGCGTCGTCGTCGAGGTGCAGGCCGATCTGGAGCCGGGCGTCGCGGCGTTCACACTGGTGGGACTCCCCGACAAGAGCCTCACGGAGAGCCGTGACCGGGTCAGGGCGGCCGTCGTCAACTCGGGCGGCGAATGGCCCCAGAAGAAGCTCACGGTGGGCCTGAGCCCCGCGTCCGTGCCCAAGGGCGGCAGCGGCTTCGACCTGGCGGTGGCCTGCGCGGTCCTCGGCGCCGCGGAGCGCATCGACCCACGGGTCCTGGCCGACATCGTGATGATCGGCGAACTGGGCCTCGACGGCCGGGTGCGACCGGTGCGCGGAGTGCTGCCCGCCGTCCTCGCCGCGGCCGACGCGGGGTACGAGCAGGTGGTCGTCCCCGAATGCACGGCGGCGGAGGCCGCGCTCGTGCCCGGTGTCTCCGTCCTCGGCGTCCGCAGCCTGCGCCAGCTGATCGCGGTGCTCACCGACGAACCCGTGCCGGACGAGGAGCCGGACGACTCCGGGCGGCCGGACCGGCTGATGGCCGGTCTCAGCCTGCCGGGCGCCGGACTCGGTGTGGACGTGGGCGGCGCCGGTCCGCAGGGCCACGACCACGCGCACGATCTGGCGGACGTGGTGGGCCAGTTGTCGGCGCGTACGGCGATGGAGGTGGCGGCCGCGGGCGGGCACCACGTCTTCCTCCACGGGTCACCGGGCGCGGGCAAGACGATGCTCGCCGAGCGGCTGCCGACGATCATGCCCAGGCTGACCAGGGCGGAGTCCCTGGAGGTGACGGCGGTCCACTCGGTCGCGGGCATGCTGCCGCCGGGCAAGCCCCTCGTGGACATCCCGCCGTTCTGCGCGCCGCACCACTCCTCGACCATGCAGTCCCTCGTCGGCGGCGGCAGAGGCATCGCCCGCCCCGGAGCGGTCTCCCTGGCACACCGCGGCGTGCTGTTCCTGGACGAGGCGCCGGAGTTCAGCACCCACGCGCTCGACGCCCTGCGGCAGCCGCTGGAGTCCGGGCACGTCGTGATCGCCCGGAGTGCCGGGGTGGTGCGGCTGCCGTCGAGGTTCCTCATGCTCCTCGCGGCGAATCCGTGCCCGTGCGGCCGGTTCAGCCTGACCAGTGACGCCTGCGACTGCTCGCCCAGCAGCGTCCGCCGCTATCAGGCCCGGCTCTCCGGGCCGCTCCTCGACCGGGTCGACCTGCGGGTCGAGGTGGAGCCCGTGACGCGCGCCGAGCTGACGGCGCGGGGAGCACGGGGCGAGACCACGCGCGTGGTGGCCGAGCGCGTGCGGGCGGCCCGGGAGCGGGCGGCCGAGCGGTTCAAGGACACGCCCTGGCACACGAACAGCGACGTGCCCGGCCATGAGCTGCGCACCCGCTGGCACGCGCTGCCCGGTGCGCTGACGGAGGCGGAGCACAGCCTGGAGCGCGGACTGCTGACCGCGCGCGGCCTGGACCGGGTCCTGCGGGTCGCCTGGACCATCGCGGACCTGGCGGGCCACGACCGCCCGGACGAGGGCGACGTGGGCCTGGCGCTGCAACTGCGCACGGGGGTGCCGCGCGGGGTGCCCATGGTGGTCGGGGCCCGCACGTGA
- a CDS encoding TetR/AcrR family transcriptional regulator, protein MAEHRSMQRGALLDAARTLLSEGGTDALTFPALAERTGLARSSVYEYFRSRAAVVEELCEVDFPVWAAEVSAAMERAGTPEGQIEAYVRQQLALVGDRRHRAVVAISASELDAGAREKIRAAHGGLVTMIVEALDALGHQEPRLAAMLLQGVVDAAVRRIELGVAEEPEAITEAAVAMALRGVRG, encoded by the coding sequence GTGGCCGAGCACCGGTCGATGCAGCGCGGCGCCCTGCTGGACGCCGCGCGCACCCTGCTGTCCGAGGGCGGGACGGATGCGCTGACGTTCCCCGCGCTGGCCGAGCGCACGGGGCTCGCGCGCTCGTCCGTCTACGAGTACTTCCGCTCCCGCGCGGCCGTCGTCGAAGAGCTCTGCGAGGTCGACTTCCCGGTCTGGGCGGCGGAGGTCTCGGCGGCGATGGAGCGGGCCGGGACGCCCGAGGGGCAGATCGAGGCCTATGTGCGCCAGCAGCTCGCGCTGGTCGGGGACCGGCGGCACCGGGCCGTGGTCGCGATCTCCGCGAGCGAGCTGGACGCCGGGGCGCGGGAGAAGATCCGGGCCGCGCACGGGGGCCTGGTGACCATGATCGTGGAGGCGCTCGACGCCCTCGGTCATCAGGAGCCCCGGCTGGCGGCCATGCTGCTCCAGGGCGTCGTGGACGCGGCGGTGCGGCGCATCGAGCTCGGTGTGGCCGAGGAGCCCGAGGCCATCACGGAGGCGGCGGTGGCCATGGCCCTGCGGGGCGTGCGGGGCTGA
- a CDS encoding DUF2469 domain-containing protein: MSAEDLEKYETEMELKLYREYRDVVGLFKYVIETERRFYLTNDYEMQVHSVQGEVFFEVSMADAWVWDMYRPARFVKQVRVLTFKDVNIEELNKSDLELPGG; this comes from the coding sequence ATGAGCGCCGAGGACCTCGAGAAGTACGAGACCGAGATGGAGCTGAAGCTCTACCGGGAGTACCGAGATGTCGTCGGTCTGTTCAAATACGTGATCGAGACCGAGCGGCGTTTCTACCTCACGAACGACTACGAGATGCAGGTGCACTCGGTCCAGGGTGAGGTGTTCTTCGAGGTCTCCATGGCGGATGCCTGGGTGTGGGACATGTACAGACCGGCCCGCTTCGTCAAGCAGGTGCGCGTACTCACGTTCAAGGACGTGAATATCGAGGAGCTCAACAAGAGCGACCTGGAGCTGCCGGGCGGCTGA
- a CDS encoding YraN family protein, translating into MNARGALGKYGEGLAARRLAEAGMTVLERNWRGGRTGEIDIVARDGDVLVVCEVKTRRAASFEHPMAAVTPAKAERLRGLAERWVQEHGGAPPGGVRIDVVGVLLPERGAPVVEHVRGVS; encoded by the coding sequence ATGAACGCACGAGGCGCACTCGGCAAGTACGGCGAAGGACTGGCCGCCCGGCGGCTCGCCGAAGCCGGAATGACGGTCCTGGAGCGCAACTGGCGCGGAGGCAGGACCGGAGAGATCGACATCGTCGCCCGCGACGGCGACGTGCTGGTGGTCTGCGAGGTGAAGACCCGCAGGGCGGCGTCCTTCGAGCATCCGATGGCGGCGGTGACACCCGCCAAGGCCGAGCGCCTGCGCGGGCTCGCCGAGCGCTGGGTCCAGGAGCACGGCGGAGCCCCACCGGGCGGTGTGCGGATCGACGTGGTCGGCGTCCTGCTGCCCGAGCGCGGCGCACCCGTGGTGGAGCACGTGCGGGGGGTGTCCTGA
- the dprA gene encoding DNA-processing protein DprA: MLDEERLARVALTRILEPGDPVGGWWLREWGAAVVLRRLEEGEELLPGVSARRWEGLRARAGRTRPERDLEVAAAAGARFVTPADAEWPAQLDDLGDARPVGLWVRGRPSLRIWALRSVALVGARACTEYGAHMAASLGAGLAERGWVVVSGGAYGVDGAAHRGALGAGGATVAVLACGVDRPYPRGHTQLIGRIAEQGLVVGELPPGDHPTPSRFVLRNRVIAALTRGTVVVEAAYRSGALVTARAARDLGRFTMGVPGPATSGLSAGVHELLRGDAVLVTDAAEVAELVGDMGELAPRRRGPVVPRDLLAPGAARVLAALPARGTAAVPDVARGAGTSADDAVARLYELRSLGFVERQGDGWQLTRQAFLSVFPEGGDT, translated from the coding sequence GTGCTGGATGAGGAGCGGCTCGCCCGGGTCGCCCTGACGCGGATCCTCGAGCCGGGGGACCCCGTGGGCGGGTGGTGGCTGCGGGAGTGGGGCGCCGCGGTGGTGCTGAGGCGCCTTGAGGAGGGCGAGGAGCTGCTGCCCGGGGTGAGCGCCCGGCGCTGGGAGGGGCTGCGGGCGCGCGCCGGGCGGACGCGGCCGGAGCGGGACCTGGAGGTCGCGGCCGCGGCAGGGGCGCGGTTCGTGACGCCCGCGGACGCGGAGTGGCCGGCGCAGCTCGACGACCTGGGGGACGCGCGGCCCGTGGGGCTCTGGGTGCGGGGGCGGCCCTCGCTGCGGATCTGGGCGCTGCGTTCGGTGGCCCTCGTGGGGGCGCGGGCCTGTACGGAGTACGGAGCGCACATGGCGGCGAGCCTCGGGGCGGGACTCGCCGAGCGCGGTTGGGTGGTCGTGTCCGGCGGCGCCTACGGCGTGGACGGCGCCGCCCACCGGGGTGCCCTGGGCGCGGGCGGCGCCACCGTGGCGGTGCTCGCGTGCGGGGTCGACCGGCCCTATCCGCGCGGCCACACCCAGTTGATCGGCAGGATCGCGGAACAGGGCCTCGTCGTGGGGGAGTTGCCGCCCGGCGACCACCCGACACCGAGCAGATTCGTCCTGCGGAACCGGGTGATCGCGGCCCTCACCCGCGGCACCGTCGTCGTGGAGGCCGCCTATCGCAGCGGCGCGCTCGTCACGGCGCGGGCCGCGCGCGACCTCGGGCGGTTCACGATGGGCGTGCCGGGGCCCGCCACCAGCGGCTTGTCGGCGGGCGTCCATGAACTCCTGCGCGGGGACGCGGTCCTGGTCACCGACGCCGCCGAAGTCGCCGAGCTGGTGGGGGACATGGGGGAGCTCGCCCCGCGGCGGCGCGGCCCCGTCGTGCCGCGCGACCTGCTCGCCCCCGGCGCGGCCCGGGTCCTCGCGGCACTGCCCGCCCGCGGCACGGCCGCGGTCCCCGACGTGGCGCGGGGTGCGGGCACCAGTGCGGACGACGCGGTCGCCAGGTTGTACGAACTTCGCTCGCTGGGGTTCGTCGAACGGCAGGGCGACGGCTGGCAGTTGACACGCCAGGCGTTTCTGTCGGTCTTTCCCGAGGGGGGTGATACGTGA
- a CDS encoding NUDIX hydrolase — translation MSAEGAVAGRPLRKVARVVLLDERDRILLLHGHEPGDRADDWWFTPGGGLEGDETREQAALRELAEETGITDVELGPVLWRRVCSFPFAGRRWDQDEWYYLGRTSQTAIRATGLTDLERRSVAGARWWTCPELARAHETVYPTRLAELLRKLLDEGPPQRPETLDTEIV, via the coding sequence GTGTCGGCTGAGGGCGCGGTGGCCGGGCGGCCGCTGCGGAAGGTGGCCCGTGTCGTGCTGCTCGACGAGCGGGACCGGATCCTCCTGCTGCACGGCCATGAGCCGGGCGACCGGGCGGACGACTGGTGGTTCACGCCGGGCGGCGGCCTGGAGGGCGACGAGACGCGCGAGCAGGCCGCGCTGCGGGAGCTGGCCGAGGAGACCGGCATCACGGACGTCGAGCTCGGCCCGGTGCTGTGGCGGCGCGTGTGCTCCTTCCCGTTCGCCGGACGGCGCTGGGACCAGGACGAGTGGTACTACCTGGGGCGCACGTCCCAGACGGCGATCCGGGCGACGGGCCTGACCGACCTGGAGCGGCGCAGCGTCGCCGGAGCGCGTTGGTGGACGTGCCCGGAACTGGCCCGGGCGCATGAGACGGTGTATCCGACCAGGCTCGCCGAGCTGCTGCGCAAGCTGCTCGACGAGGGTCCTCCGCAACGGCCCGAGACCCTGGACACGGAAATCGTGTAG